The Winogradskyella schleiferi genome has a window encoding:
- a CDS encoding DUF2911 domain-containing protein translates to MLKRLLIFLSILAIGLLLYSVFVENIFSERLSPKDSAEITLNDLTLTVEYNRPSKREREIFGALVPFDKVWRTGANEATTFETNKDLSIDGLRLKKGKYTIWTVPMKDTWKVMFNSKQYKWGVDEKMEPMWDPNYDALVLEVPTQQLEETAEKFTIAFNNTTGNLKLTMAWDDTFIEVPIKEYVGTKP, encoded by the coding sequence ATGTTAAAACGCCTCCTCATTTTCTTGTCTATATTGGCTATAGGCTTACTTTTATATTCTGTATTTGTTGAAAATATTTTTTCCGAACGTTTAAGTCCTAAGGATTCGGCCGAAATCACGCTTAACGATTTAACATTAACGGTGGAATACAACAGACCATCCAAACGCGAACGTGAAATTTTTGGAGCGCTCGTTCCATTTGATAAAGTTTGGCGAACTGGTGCCAATGAAGCTACTACTTTTGAAACCAACAAAGATCTTTCGATAGATGGTCTACGATTAAAAAAAGGAAAATATACCATTTGGACAGTTCCGATGAAAGATACTTGGAAAGTGATGTTCAACTCCAAGCAATATAAATGGGGCGTTGACGAAAAAATGGAACCAATGTGGGATCCTAACTATGATGCGCTTGTACTTGAAGTGCCCACACAACAATTAGAGGAAACGGCAGAAAAATTTACGATCGCCTTTAACAATACTACAGGAAATTTAAAACTAACCATGGCTTGGGACGATACTTTTATTGAAGTTCCCATAAAAGAATATGTGGGAACGAAACCCTAA
- a CDS encoding RNA polymerase sigma factor: protein MQLYNQYCDGMLMVAFRFVKDTLEAEDIVQEAFIKAFSKLEQYKAEVSFGAWLKRIVINRCIDVLKSKRQRLVELEDYHLNVIEDNEEEWTVEDGITLEAVKLAIEALPEKYKYVVMLYLMEGYDHQEIAEILNITEVASRTQLSRGKQKLQLALKKEKNGTKY, encoded by the coding sequence ATGCAATTGTACAATCAGTACTGTGATGGCATGTTAATGGTGGCGTTTCGATTTGTAAAGGATACCCTGGAAGCCGAAGATATTGTGCAAGAAGCCTTTATAAAAGCGTTTTCAAAATTAGAACAATATAAAGCTGAAGTGAGTTTTGGAGCTTGGTTAAAGCGCATTGTTATTAATAGATGTATTGACGTTTTAAAATCGAAGCGACAACGTCTAGTGGAATTGGAGGATTATCATTTGAATGTGATTGAAGATAACGAGGAAGAATGGACAGTCGAAGATGGAATTACACTTGAAGCGGTGAAATTGGCGATAGAAGCATTACCAGAAAAATACAAATATGTAGTGATGTTATATTTAATGGAAGGCTACGACCATCAGGAAATAGCAGAGATTTTAAATATTACTGAAGTCGCTTCCAGAACCCAACTATCGCGAGGAAAGCAAAAATTACAATTGGCATTAAAAAAAGAAAAAAATGGCACAAAATATTAA
- a CDS encoding YggN family protein, with protein MNFSKKNHEHNTEKRKSVSKKTILILLLSLITTFGYAQKKMTKTSQSIKVSKDAVVELNTSYVEIELDTWNKDVVEVEAYIEGNKLSEEELKFALEAWNLKVEGSRDKVVISSTGGPSVGLYGDGDYAILLKDLEFELADLPEMPRLPEMPAMPHMAEMPEMPEMPEMPEMPELPELPKGVNTIAFDYDRYQEEGESYLAEWSKTYEKKGGKELQKRMEEWARKFGESGYQEKMEKWGEEYGKRFEGKWAKDMEKWGEKFGEKYGADMEKWGEEFGENFGKEWEMKMEAWGERFGQEMEQRSKAMEQRGEALEKRQEELAKRHERLANKRESILVERLESGKTNKVKKVIKIKIPKKAKLKTNIRHGELKISSVIHQIRGDISHSFFVAEHIDGSDTSINVSYSPVMVNTWNLGTLNLNFVDKAQIKTAQNLVLNSKSSNITVENLNDTAIIDGSFGDLTISNLSASFKNLNLVLENSDALINLPKDVDYNLYFKGNRSKYNNKVTGQKTIRNYPEGQSSSRNIIVNAKFSNVIIN; from the coding sequence ATGAACTTTTCAAAGAAAAATCACGAACACAACACAGAAAAAAGAAAATCTGTGAGTAAAAAAACCATCCTAATTTTATTGCTCAGCCTAATAACCACTTTTGGTTATGCACAGAAAAAAATGACTAAAACATCACAATCCATTAAGGTCTCTAAGGATGCGGTCGTAGAATTAAATACGAGCTATGTTGAAATTGAATTAGATACATGGAACAAAGATGTTGTTGAGGTGGAAGCCTATATTGAAGGCAATAAATTAAGTGAAGAAGAATTGAAGTTTGCCTTGGAAGCATGGAACCTAAAAGTGGAAGGCTCTAGAGATAAGGTCGTAATTTCGTCAACAGGAGGACCTTCCGTAGGTTTATATGGCGACGGTGATTATGCCATTTTATTAAAAGATTTAGAATTTGAATTGGCAGATTTACCAGAAATGCCAAGACTACCAGAGATGCCAGCAATGCCACACATGGCAGAAATGCCTGAAATGCCTGAAATGCCTGAAATGCCAGAAATGCCTGAGCTACCAGAATTGCCAAAAGGTGTCAATACAATTGCTTTTGATTATGACAGGTACCAAGAGGAAGGCGAATCCTATTTAGCAGAGTGGAGTAAAACCTATGAAAAAAAAGGCGGCAAGGAACTTCAGAAACGAATGGAAGAATGGGCTCGAAAATTTGGTGAATCAGGTTACCAAGAAAAGATGGAAAAATGGGGAGAAGAATATGGTAAACGTTTTGAAGGCAAATGGGCAAAAGATATGGAGAAATGGGGAGAGAAATTCGGCGAAAAGTATGGCGCGGATATGGAAAAATGGGGAGAGGAGTTTGGTGAAAACTTTGGCAAAGAATGGGAGATGAAAATGGAAGCTTGGGGCGAGCGTTTTGGTCAAGAAATGGAACAGCGATCCAAGGCTATGGAACAAAGGGGAGAAGCTTTGGAGAAGCGTCAAGAGGAACTCGCCAAGCGACATGAACGTTTGGCAAATAAAAGAGAATCTATATTGGTAGAACGTTTAGAATCTGGTAAGACCAATAAAGTCAAAAAAGTCATAAAAATTAAAATCCCGAAGAAGGCAAAATTGAAAACTAATATAAGACATGGAGAATTAAAAATATCCTCAGTAATACATCAAATACGAGGTGATATTTCGCACTCATTTTTTGTAGCAGAACACATTGATGGAAGTGACACTTCCATCAATGTGTCTTATTCACCTGTTATGGTAAATACATGGAATTTAGGGACTTTAAATCTAAATTTTGTGGATAAGGCACAGATTAAAACGGCTCAGAATTTAGTGCTCAATTCTAAATCGTCTAATATCACGGTAGAAAACTTGAATGATACGGCCATTATTGATGGTAGTTTTGGAGACTTAACGATTTCTAATTTAAGTGCAAGTTTTAAAAACCTTAATTTGGTCTTGGAAAACAGTGATGCGTTAATCAATTTGCCAAAAGATGTAGATTACAATTTGTATTTTAAAGGCAATCGGTCAAAGTATAATAATAAAGTTACTGGTCAAAAAACCATTCGTAATTATCCTGAAGGACAAAGTTCCAGTCGAAATATTATAGTTAATGCTAAGTTTAGTAATGTGATTATAAATTAA
- a CDS encoding peptidoglycan DD-metalloendopeptidase family protein has translation MEIFFMPISNFENLLKSLQAESLFDFIITANNFTPLDLSIHNDELKTVNISSSNDLEQFIWKHITAHNAKVAYGGYLELRGIYQRSIYFNQQNTELERNIHLGLDLWIEAETPIFAPLEGSIHSFKNNTNYGDYGPALILKHDISNFTFYTLYGHLSLDSITQIKVGAEVKQGEQIATLGTAEVNGDYPPHLHFQILKDIQDYEGDYPGVCNKADLEFYQLNCPDPNLLLKL, from the coding sequence ATGGAAATTTTTTTTATGCCTATTTCAAATTTTGAGAACTTATTAAAATCGCTCCAAGCTGAGTCATTGTTTGATTTTATTATAACAGCAAACAATTTTACTCCTCTTGATTTATCTATTCACAATGACGAACTAAAGACTGTTAATATTTCATCGTCAAATGATTTGGAGCAATTCATTTGGAAACACATTACAGCCCATAATGCAAAAGTCGCTTACGGCGGTTATTTAGAACTACGCGGCATTTATCAGCGCAGCATTTATTTCAACCAGCAAAACACCGAACTAGAACGCAATATTCATTTAGGTTTAGACCTTTGGATAGAGGCTGAAACCCCAATTTTTGCGCCTTTGGAAGGCAGCATTCATAGTTTTAAAAACAATACCAATTATGGTGATTATGGCCCAGCGCTGATTTTAAAACACGATATCTCTAATTTTACATTTTACACCCTGTATGGTCATTTGAGTTTAGATTCTATTACGCAGATAAAAGTCGGAGCAGAGGTGAAGCAAGGTGAGCAAATAGCAACATTGGGAACAGCTGAAGTGAATGGCGATTATCCACCACATTTACATTTTCAAATCCTAAAAGATATTCAGGATTATGAAGGAGATTATCCTGGTGTTTGTAATAAAGCGGATTTGGAATTTTATCAATTGAATTGTCCTGATCCTAATTTGCTTTTAAAATTGTAA